The following proteins come from a genomic window of Paenibacillus sp. CAA11:
- a CDS encoding ABC transporter substrate-binding protein, protein MKFNKLRKVMAAGLAATFLLSLLAGCSGEKSSDSKEEKVLRIGIPYGGDRRNEEYLRQQYTNVYEYSHPNVKIEFVSAIDESGLRYMDDPQQYELPDTAESMKKIMTGSNPVDVVILDTSSLRNLIQENMVKQLDPLIQEDKLDTSDFVPAVMDGLKEIGDNKLYALAPTFISSALYYNKKAFQDAGVEPPKDGMTWDEVFNAAARVAKGEGKNRMYGFSFNRFMGYDDYYNLMTYADPLQLRYFDDKAEKMTVNTPQWEKVWSTISKYSREKVLIDKKIMEEPEGNDYTYYNEVRHDPFLSSRVAMILADSSYVNTLNDANENASKTMKTFKPIDWGVVTAPVHPEKPGVGGSMSISDAFAINASAPNPDTAWDFVKFQASEEWAKLKSRNSYELVSRKSYIKPVGGKDYNIAAFYSLKPTPPMSSKEAKMYREKKGLYSIKEIGSTFFQQVLENKKTPAEALKAYEQKGNEMLLAIKNNPKTKFQPDGTPYVPQANGK, encoded by the coding sequence TTGAAATTCAACAAGCTCAGGAAAGTCATGGCTGCCGGTCTGGCAGCAACCTTCTTACTGTCATTGCTTGCTGGTTGCAGCGGGGAGAAATCCTCAGACAGCAAGGAAGAGAAGGTGCTGAGAATTGGCATACCGTACGGCGGAGACAGAAGAAACGAAGAATATTTGCGTCAGCAATACACCAACGTTTATGAATACTCTCATCCTAATGTGAAGATAGAGTTCGTATCTGCGATCGATGAGAGCGGCTTACGCTATATGGATGACCCTCAGCAATATGAACTGCCGGACACGGCGGAGAGCATGAAGAAGATTATGACCGGTAGCAATCCGGTTGATGTGGTGATTCTGGATACTTCTTCACTCAGAAATTTGATCCAGGAGAACATGGTGAAGCAGCTGGATCCGCTGATTCAAGAAGATAAGCTGGATACGTCCGATTTTGTACCTGCGGTCATGGACGGCTTGAAGGAGATCGGAGATAACAAGCTTTACGCTTTGGCACCTACCTTCATCTCATCGGCCTTGTACTATAACAAAAAGGCATTCCAAGATGCCGGTGTTGAACCGCCTAAGGATGGAATGACTTGGGATGAGGTGTTCAATGCGGCTGCCCGTGTGGCCAAGGGCGAAGGCAAAAACCGCATGTATGGGTTCTCTTTTAATCGTTTTATGGGCTACGATGATTACTATAATTTGATGACTTATGCCGACCCGCTTCAACTTCGTTATTTTGATGACAAGGCAGAGAAAATGACGGTGAATACCCCGCAGTGGGAAAAGGTGTGGAGCACGATCAGCAAATATAGCCGGGAAAAGGTGCTCATCGACAAGAAAATAATGGAGGAACCGGAGGGTAATGATTATACCTATTATAATGAAGTTCGCCATGATCCGTTCCTTTCCAGTCGTGTAGCTATGATCCTTGCCGATAGCAGCTATGTGAATACGCTGAATGATGCAAATGAAAATGCCAGTAAAACGATGAAGACATTTAAACCAATAGATTGGGGCGTAGTCACCGCACCTGTGCACCCGGAGAAGCCGGGCGTGGGCGGAAGTATGTCTATTAGTGATGCTTTTGCTATTAACGCGAGTGCCCCTAATCCTGACACGGCATGGGATTTCGTGAAGTTTCAAGCGAGTGAGGAATGGGCGAAGCTTAAATCTCGTAACTCTTATGAATTAGTGAGCCGAAAATCCTACATTAAGCCGGTTGGAGGCAAGGATTACAATATTGCAGCATTCTATTCCTTAAAACCGACCCCTCCAATGAGTTCTAAGGAAGCAAAAATGTATCGTGAAAAGAAAGGTCTATACAGCATTAAAGAAATAGGTTCGACCTTCTTCCAGCAGGTGCTTGAGAATAAGAAGACGCCTGCCGAGGCTCTGAAGGCATATGAGCAAAAAGGCAATGAGATGCTTCTGGCCATAAAGAACAATCCAAAAACCAAGTTCCAGCCTGACGGTACACCATACGTTCCTCAAGCAAATGGGAAGTAG
- a CDS encoding ABC transporter ATP-binding protein, with product MIQCEGLVKIFKAQDIEVVALQGLNLNVEQGEMMAIIGNSGSGKSTLLNILGGLDRPSAGQVNVGGWDLLKIKDEQLVEYKRKTVGFVWQNNARNLLPYLTALENVEMPMMLGGKVDRAYAKQLLEWVGLKDRMNNKLQQLSGGEQQRVAIAIGLSNRPKLLLADEPTGSVDTQTSDQIMGIFRRVNKEIGITIVIVTHDLTLASKVDRVVAIRDGLTSTEFLKRNPNLDAAGEAIRQGGGLQDVHEAYVVVDRVGRLQVPKEYLEAARIGGRATMEFDGEKIVITAPKSLEEEKN from the coding sequence ATGATTCAGTGTGAAGGACTGGTCAAAATTTTTAAAGCCCAGGATATCGAAGTCGTAGCTCTGCAGGGGCTGAACCTGAATGTTGAACAAGGCGAGATGATGGCCATTATCGGCAACAGCGGAAGCGGTAAATCAACCCTGCTGAATATATTAGGCGGTCTTGACCGCCCTTCTGCTGGGCAGGTCAATGTAGGCGGATGGGATCTGCTTAAGATCAAGGATGAGCAGCTTGTAGAATACAAGCGCAAGACTGTAGGCTTCGTGTGGCAGAACAATGCTCGCAACCTCCTGCCCTACCTGACGGCACTGGAAAATGTTGAGATGCCTATGATGCTAGGCGGCAAGGTGGATCGGGCTTATGCCAAGCAGTTGCTGGAATGGGTCGGCCTTAAGGACCGAATGAACAACAAGCTTCAGCAGCTGTCCGGCGGTGAGCAGCAACGTGTAGCTATAGCTATCGGGTTGTCCAATCGCCCGAAGCTGCTGCTGGCCGACGAACCGACCGGTTCGGTCGATACGCAAACCTCTGATCAGATTATGGGTATCTTCCGAAGGGTTAACAAAGAGATTGGTATTACGATTGTAATCGTTACTCACGATCTGACGCTGGCCAGTAAAGTGGACCGGGTTGTCGCGATTCGTGACGGTCTCACCAGCACAGAGTTCCTGAAGCGCAACCCAAATCTGGATGCGGCCGGGGAAGCAATTCGTCAAGGAGGAGGGCTTCAGGATGTTCATGAAGCCTATGTAGTGGTCGACCGGGTCGGCCGTCTACAGGTGCCCAAAGAGTACCTGGAAGCAGCACGAATCGGCGGCAGAGCCACCATGGAATTTGATGGTGAGAAAATTGTGATTACCGCACCAAAGTCATTAGAGGAGGAGAAAAATTGA